GTCTGTCCGGCCGCACGTGGTTGCAGATCGACCTCACCTGCGGCTCTGTCGGAAACCGCGATATGTTGGAAATAGGAGCAGGAGACAAAGTTGGAAACCACGACGTGAGACAATGTTGGAAATACGTCTGTCCGGCTGCACGTGGTTGCAGATCGACCTCACTTGCGGCTCTGTTGGAAACCGCGATATGTTGGTAATAAGGGCATGAGGCAATGTTGGAATCCACGACATTAGACAATGATGGAAATAAGGGGCCTGTCACGAGAGACAATGTTGGAATTCAGAACATGATAGTCTTGGAATTCGGAACACGCCAGAATGTTGCGAATCGGGATGTGAAATTTTGGCAATGGGGATGTCACATGAGACAATGTTGGAATTAGGGGCATAAGacaatcccaccaaaaacatttcatgtaaaatgttagccaagactcacaagttcataatgttttcactgttaaaaagttatgagatctctagtagagccaagcccctagctgagcttagatttgtgctggccatgggacctatcccaagtccaaagtaatatagctcttaaatgttcttgactatatcacatttataacaataaataacaaatcactctacttacaagctctgattctacaaaccctacatcttggtaaaaaaagacggcttggccgtttaataacttttaacgtttaatatgttatgtcatgtaatagttttacgaacattaaacggccaagccgtactttttttaccaagatatagggtttgtagaatcagagcttgtaagtagagtgatttgttatttattgttataaatgtgatatagtcaagaacatttaagagctatattactttggacttgggataggtcccatggccagcacaaatctaagctcagctaggggcttggctctactagagatctcataactttttaacagtgaaaacattatgaacttgtgagtcttggctaacattttacatgaaatgtttttggtgggatttcatttctttttggcaggtgccctaaatttttttggatctatttcttgtaggtacatcattttcatggcccactctctatcgttacctctttttttaaaagcttttattcaacttgcaatgtactcgtatgtaagtatatttgttcgggtggaatcttgcaactcaattttgaagcagatataccaaatttcagtcttttaggacttcaggaaacacagatacttggtacgtttgataaatctgccacggacatcttatcctgtaaactttagtattcgagcaacagattttacagatatgcatctcatatacgaggggatgaagggggacccgatttcttaatttatctgttgttcataattcttgaaattcctacttaatgccaaatttcagtcttctaggacttcagaaagtaccctagaatttgtgactagaggttttgaatgtcgataaatctgaaactataaaagctagacaattgatactcagtacgtttaatgaatctgccaaggacatcttatcctgaaaatatcagcattctagcgatagaatttaaagatttgctttccccatacagaggcgtagaggggtgaaatttccaatttcttaatttttttgtagtttgtatgcaatttctagtctacataccaaatttcagccttctaggacttcgggaagtaccctagaattacagactagaagttttgactgtcaataaatctgaaactataaaagctagacaattgatactcaatgcgtttaatcaatttgccaaggacatttTATCCTgtaaatatcagcattctagcaacagaatttactgatttgcttttctcataagaggcgtagagggggggaaactccaatttctcaatttttctgtagtttgtatgcaattcctagtctacataccaaatttcagccttctaggacttcaggaagttccctagaattacagactagaagttttgactgtcaataaatctgaaactataaaagctagacaattgatactcaatgcgtttaatcaatttgccaaggacatcttatcctgaaaatatcagcattctaccgacagaatttacagatttgctttacgcataagagtcgtagagggggggcattgccaatttcttaattttcctgtagtttgtatgcaatttctagtctacataccaaatttcagccttctaggacttctggaagtaccctagaattacagactatgaattgtgatgatcatcagtgagggacgaaaacggcgtattttaggtatcaataaatctgtaaccataaaagctagatatttgatacttagtatatttggtaaatttgctgaggacaccttatactgaaaatttcagctttctagcgtcatccagaccgaagttatgacgggtcgaaaatacggcgaaacacttcgagaaaaaggtactacgtagcgccccggccgccgtttggctcgtcttggcgggggcactgccgtgccccctgatgttGGAAATAGGTACAAATCACTAATGTTTTCTTTTTCACTTATAAAGCCACAGTGCTAGAGgtcattaaaaaatttgaactaGTATTTTCACTTACCAAAGCCCATATCAAACATCCGATCAGCCTCATCCAACACAAGGTATGTGACTCGCTGTAGGTCCGTGGCCTTACACTTGACGAGGTCTATCACTCGCCCAGGAGTGCCCACTATGATCTCCGCTCCGCCTGGTAGaaaatatctatacttataatattataacaatccATAATATCTACTGATATTTTACGAAAGTGCGTCCGTCTACACATTTAAGTCGGCTGGTTGCGCTTTTTTGCTGTCcatgcgacttataaaagtcGAAGTACCATAACatgcagtttttagggttccgtatctcaaaaggaaaaacgaaacccttatacactttgttgtctgtctttctgtcagaatcatgaaaggctggTAGATAGGTTAGCACAAGTAATGGAAACAATCCtaaaaccctgaatttgtggttacatcacaaaaaaaaattgtgttcataaaaaaataatagtattttcaatttttaaagtaagataactaactataccaagtgaagtatcatataaaagggcttttatttattttttatctaatattttttgatttatcgtgcaaaatgtcagaaaaattaccagagtacggaactctcggtgcgcgagtctgactcacatttGTTTTTAACTTACCTTCTAACGCTTTGGTCTGTTCCCACTTCGATCCACCACCATAGCAGCACACGCATCTGATATTGTACACTTTGCCGAACTTCTTCGCCTCCATATAAATCTGTTGTGCCAGCTCCCTCGTGGGTGCCAGTATGAGGCCAATGGGGCCGTCTCCAGGGGCCAACTCCTTCTGGTCCATGATGTGCACCAGGAGAGGCCACAGAAACGCCGCCGTTTTACCGGAACCCGTGCGTGCGATACCTATGGATGAATCAAAACTGGTCTAGTGTGTCAGAAACTCAGAACACATTTTCCAGAAATCTCTTTTATTTCCCGGGTAGGCCTTTTTAGGTAAGGTCAGTTGAAGGTAAATtggctataaaataaataaataaaaaaccaagaaaGTTGTGTAAGCAAGAGCAagcattatttaaaactattccAAACAAGTGTATAGGATTAGTAAAATTAGTAGTtagaaaatcaaaaacaaatgGATGGTTTGATTGAACAAAAttcgtactaatattattaacacgaaagtgtgtctatcggtctgtctgttagcttttcacggtcaacctatcaaccgattttaatgggtacaaagttacttacatcccgggaactgacataggcaactttttagcccggaaaaccagagttcccacaggatttttaaaaaacctaaatccaagcggacaaagtcgcgggcatcatctagtcactaGTGGAAAATAAAAAAGGACCCTTTATTATACTTCTTTTTTACCATCTTACCCTAAAAGATCGAAATATAAACAGTCAGGAGATCATTACTTACCGATAAGGTCTCGTCCAGATAAGGCCGCGGGCACACCAGCGGCCTGCACGGGCGTTGGCTGAGTGTATTCTGAGCGTCGGATCGCTTTCATGAGTTGCTCGTCGAAGCCCAAGTGCGCGAAACTGCTGACCGGTCGCGGTGGGTCGGGCCCCGAAATCTAAATCAGAGTTCTAGTTTAacaatctagattctagaccaaACTGTACCAGCCAAAATCATAGTTTTAATACACCCAAACAGATGCCACGAGTCCGTATAATGTTTAAGTTGTGATTTTGGACACaaaaaagataatttatttttaaccaacttccaaaaaggaggaagttctcaatAATTAAGAAAGACCTAAaaaccaaagtcaaagtcaaaatcatttattcaaagtaggtacaattgtactctttttgatggtcgaaattgttacgatatagtggtgataattaataatgtaaattgaaactaaagctacgagggttccaaacgcgcccaagtctgagaagaaccagtaGAAGAAACTAACCTTTACTCCTAGATTCTTCTTCAGCTCCTCAACTTGTTGCTGATCTAACTTCTCTATATCCTCATGTGGTGTATAGAAGTTCTTTTCAAAGGGCTCATACTGTATCTCAGAGTGATCGATGGGTGGCAAGGGATCTATGATTTTCTTCTTTGGAGGGGGTATGGGGTTGCCATCTTCGTCATATTCTATTTCTACGTCTGAGCCATCATCTGCCGTTGTGAGTGGATTTTCTTCCATGTATCTGTGTAAGTACATAGCAATTTGAAAGACATAATATCCagaatgtaaccagaacgctggcAAAAACTAAGGTAGGTGatgtactgatgattactgataagacaccataaaaaaactacaattttttttttttgaaaaatactaaatcactaaaactacaaggtaaggcaaatggttattggtactGGATTGTGTTGAATACCCCAACGTGAACTAACTTATAATAGCTCTCCTCGTCATCCATCTCGTCAATATCCCCCCTTGTGCCGCGCGCGCCGTCCCCCTTCCCAGTGACCGCGTTCTCTTTGCTGCTCTTCAGGTCCCGAGCTGCCTGCTGCTCCAGCCCCGCCATGTACGCGTCCAGTGGGTCCTCCTCTTCATCATCTGCCTGgtgaaattaaatataaaaggtTTCAGGACTCAGAATAGaatggatttttatttaaataaactttttacaagtgcttttgaatcgtcaaaataatctaccactggtttggaatgccctaACCGAGAATCTCAtttacacacacactcacaccaGTTTTCCTTTACAAGTACCAAATTATCTAGgtttattatgtttatctaggtacctaaaagtCAAATGTTGAAGCACATTCTGTGCTTGTGCAATTATGTATTTcatctttaacccccgaccaaaaagagaggtgttataagtttgacgtgtgtatctgtgtatctgtgtatctgtctgtggcatcgtagcgcctaaacgaatgaaccgattttaatttacatttttttgtttgaaaggcggcttgatcgagagtgttcttagctataatccaaaaaaattggttcagcggtttaaaagttatcagctcttttctagttttcttgtagaaaagaaggttagataaccgttaggttcataatattatgtcaattgacaaatgtcaagctgtcaagacggacgttgccttgatacataattatttatttgaaaatgatgttttgaaaaactaagatactttggatcgtagcaAAGAGTATATAGGCGcgaaatagtccaagaaaatcggttcagctgtttgaaagttatcaggtcttttctagttactgtaaccttcacttgtcgggggtgttataaatttttaatttacacttgttagataaGCGAACGAGGGGCTGGTTATCCTTAACACAGAAAGAActaaaaatctagctaggataAACAATTACTGATCTTACAAtgattgttttatattttttaacttttttttacagCAATAAGCACTTGAATTATAAGCAGCTTTTGCTGATGTGTCTATATCAAAAGTGCTTTGAGGTTTCCAAATGTTTGTCCAATGTTGTTCAAGATCAAAcactacctacttatgtatgTCACAAAATgactgtaaataaacatttttattattatttaaatgcagGATGTTGTGTGGTGCATTGTACAGAGCATAGCTTCTATATAAATATAACTTACTCTAGAACTGCTGGCTTCATTGGTGGGGCTGCCGGGTGCAGGAATGTAAGCGAGGGCTGGAGTTGGTGgctcatcatcttcatcaaaaTACCTGCCAACAACACACAAGAGTCAAATAAGAATTGACCTACACAGTGGTGTGCACtggtttaaagccagggtaggcattaaagtatgaacttattttatGGCAGCTCATAATGAAAAAAAcgtgttgatttattacaactagggtaggcagtacttttatacctctatgagctgcacgccactggacCTACAGTTCAAggaattcaatttcaattttatttatttgctgatacagatATGGAGGTGTAAAtctattccatactaatattataagagcgaaaatgtgtctgtctgctagctttgcATGGCCCAACCGtctaaccaattttgatgaaattcaatACAGATTTAGCTTGtatcccagggatggacataggctactttttatcccggaaaatcagagttcccacaggattcctaaaagTCCatttgtttaaccaatttatatgaaatttggttcaaaggtagcttacgtcccggaaattaacataggcaactttttatccccacTATGTAACCTCTGACTCTGTCTTTGGCGTCAGTGTAAACTGTAAGGGTATTTctcaataaatcaaataaaaaataagtatacttaCCTGTCTTGTTCAAACTGAAACTCATGTCTAAGCAAAGCCAAAGTACACTCTATGGACCTCAGCTTAAGAGCTAAACCACTGAAggaattaaataaatgaaaaactaactCATCCTCGGTCTTCGCCCGCTTCTTCCCGATCGTGCCCCAGTTCCCGGTTACCGCGTTCTGAGTGATGGCATTCATCGTCGAGTAGCCCTGCTTCGACAAGCCGCTGGGCGGAGGCACCGCGTGCATTGGCGTCGTAGGGGGCGGCACAGCATGCAGGGATACGTTCGAAGGGTTCCGCTTCGGCATCGTGAACCCGGCGAACCCGAAACCTTTCCCTCCACTCATTTTGACGCACTTAAGATAACCAACGAATACTCAAATCAACTATCATCACAAATTCACTTTTACTTATTCTCTACAGTCGGTTTGTGGCTACACTACAGCGGTTGCCATCTAACGCTTATTTACTTATGAAATATTAAACTGCACATAGTGATTAATAATTAAACTACAACAAATTAGTGAAGAATCAAGAAGCAACAACAGCGACAACAGCCAGCAAAATGTCAAACTGACAGGTGATGGACagtgttgcaacttgcaagtttATGAGTTGAATTCCCCTGAAATCATCATGTGAAAATACTaaatgtatttgtttaattttattcatttctcTAAATATAACTCTATCAAAGGCGAGTGGTGATAACAGGCGAGTGGTGGCGGTGAGCACATAACGTAATAGTTAAACACCTCAGCCTCTTACATATTCAAGGGGCCGGAGATCGGCGTTCGATCACGGTCACGGGTATGaaccctttttaaccgacttcgaaaaaaggaggaggttctcaattcgtcagaatcttttatTTTGAGCTCTCTCCGAACGCCTGATATTATTGAATATCGGTGATAGCGATAGCACACCAGCAACCAAGTTGGTTCGTCTGTTTATTTGATAGTTCTATCAAATAGCCCATAGCCCGTTTTAAAATGTCAGAACATCCCTATTTTTGACAGGTCTAATGAAAAACAGAATTTTGTCTATGGGCAAATGATAAGAACTGGGAAGgcaaaaactaaataaacatCGGAAAATTTCTCAAAAGTTTGCTAATTTAATACgcaaaaatgtttttcaagGTGTTTGTTCTGATATTCTCGATGCTAGCCGTTAGCAGAGTGGAAGCAGCGCATAGCTACGACTTTGGTGACTTTTTGGCTACAGTTTTGGGTGTCGGGATCGCTGTGATTGGTATTCTAGCATGCCTTGGCAATTACGCGAGGCAAAAAGCGAGAAATGAATTTATATAAGGTTTTTTTCATGTAAGTATTacattaaataatattcaaacatattattgttaaatttCCAACCTACATAGATATTGCAAAACAACATAATTTGGTagaacttaataattttattattgtatatgGTTAAACTTATGATTTAAGAAATGGCCACTAAATAACTTTTCAATGATGTTTGTATTGTTTCAGATGCTGCTAAGAATATTATCACTTTGAAGCCAAGTTTTGTATTGAAGAATTAATTTCTCACTATAATGCATAATTTAAAGTCTTTATTAAATATGCACAATATCTATATGCTGATTTGGTATCATAATGCctctgtaataaaatatttgtaaagaAATTATGTGAAATaagttcattttatatttttttaacagttaACTATATAAATGATATTTTCCTCCCTGGTTTTTGATGATTTTTGAAGCAAGCTCGTAGGTGTCATCAGATGTGTTAACCCCACTCCAATACCTTTCTAGGCAGTGTTGATACCCTGTATAAATCACACACACAAGCATACTTTGTTTTTACTTCTTGAGTATTACAATCTCTCTGGATGGTTTTATTCAAGATGAGTTTGACTGACCTACCTCTAGTCGATAGCAATCAAAAATAGCAGCAGGCgtacctggaaggggtatggcagttttatttattaaacccatacccctgattGTAATTAAAAGTCATATAAGgtgtaaataaaatgttatttcatTGATGTCTAAAACTTTGTGAGCATTTATCACTTTCACATAAGAcaattggaattttaaaaaaacggatctttgataaaatatcttataaaataaattcattttggCTTAGGTCATTCACTACTAGTATCTAATGTGTCTATTTCTTTGATTATGTCATTTTTCTTtgagattttttctttttgctCTTTATCTGGGTTCTTGAGGGTTCCAGATTTGATTTTTTCCTCAAGAAGCTCGATTTctcttaatttcttttttaagtttttcagTCTTTTGGCTGGATCTGATTGTGTTGGTGTTGTGCTGGGTGCTGGCGATGGACTAGTGAATGTTGGTTCTGTTATTTCACATTTCCCAAGTTTATCCGCTGCTTCTTCTACAGctgtaacataaaaaatatttttactatacaaGTAAAAATATTAGAAGTAAACATATTACCTCGCAAGATACTTaggaaacttaaaatttaagatttattattttttagcctagggtggatttaaaaataagtcataCTTTAGGACCAAGTCTTAAATAGTGAAACAAAAAAACAGCTGTTCTATGcactatttcaattttcaaataattattgACCTTTTTATTCAGAACAGCAAATCTTTTTTACAATTTAAGGGTTTAATTTTAGTACAAATTGTAAAGAGTAAAGTGGCCTCTTTTTATGAATGACATTGTATATGTTTAACCAGCTCTCAAGATTACCtgtcttctttttcttttttttcttctctacATTGATTATCATGCCGGGTATGGGCTGGAAGGAGCCTTTCTTAGATTTCTTCATCTCCTCCACTATTTCACTAGTAAGGCCTACAGGGATGCCAGTGTTCTGCTTCGCCTTGAACTGCTTGCCTTTACTCTCATAAAGAGGGACTTCTTCCTGTGGCACATATCCATCCTTTATGCGTCTAGGTTTTCTCCAAGTGCCGTCTGGTCGTTGGGTTGCGGGTATAAATTTACCACCTgcaaaaattgttatttatttaattgtactGGTTCTTCATTAAACATAATAAGTTCCAATACATTTAAgagataaactgactgactgataaatCAATGTACATTACAAGTAAGCTTCGCTGCCTATATTGTAGTATGTTTGTTTGATGGCTTGAACTTCAATCATGCAGCACTATCTACAGAGAAATGGAGGgccatgattttttgcatggatatagttaaagactggAGAGTGGCATGGGCTGATTCTTTATCCTacaaaatcagagttcccactggattttaaaaaccaaaatccacatggatgaagtcgtgggcatcagctagttctaaatAACATAGTCCTTCACCGAGAAAG
This genomic stretch from Maniola jurtina chromosome 15, ilManJurt1.1, whole genome shotgun sequence harbors:
- the LOC123872247 gene encoding ATP-dependent RNA helicase DDX42, which gives rise to MSGGKGFGFAGFTMPKRNPSNVSLHAVPPPTTPMHAVPPPSGLSKQGYSTMNAITQNAVTGNWGTIGKKRAKTEDEYFDEDDEPPTPALAYIPAPGSPTNEASSSRADDEEEDPLDAYMAGLEQQAARDLKSSKENAVTGKGDGARGTRGDIDEMDDEESYYKYMEENPLTTADDGSDVEIEYDEDGNPIPPPKKKIIDPLPPIDHSEIQYEPFEKNFYTPHEDIEKLDQQQVEELKKNLGVKISGPDPPRPVSSFAHLGFDEQLMKAIRRSEYTQPTPVQAAGVPAALSGRDLIGIARTGSGKTAAFLWPLLVHIMDQKELAPGDGPIGLILAPTRELAQQIYMEAKKFGKVYNIRCVCCYGGGSKWEQTKALEGGAEIIVGTPGRVIDLVKCKATDLQRVTYLVLDEADRMFDMGFEPQVRSICNHVRPDRQALLFSATFPRRVEKLARDALHDPVRVQHGAAGEACHLVAQHVRIFNKPEEKWPWLLENLVDFLSSGSVLIFVTKKLEAEQTAANLGVQQYDALLLHGDMDQADRNKVITAFKRQESNILVATDVAARGLDIPHIRTVINYTVSRDIDTHTHRVGRTGRAGVRGNAYTLLSRDKDKDFAGHLLRNLEGVQQEVPEELAHLAMQSSWFRKSRFKKGKGKNLNIGGCGLGYKERPGLPAYNDEAPLAIAAPEKTGGPATDRLSSLKQAFRSQYNQFTASSDHSWEQTRPALAPGVNEPAAADESDDRPERVRKSGKRSRWE
- the LOC123872250 gene encoding partner of Y14 and mago, encoding MATFAYEHDAEGGKFIPATQRPDGTWRKPRRIKDGYVPQEEVPLYESKGKQFKAKQNTGIPVGLTSEIVEEMKKSKKGSFQPIPGMIINVEKKKKKKKTAVEEAADKLGKCEITEPTFTSPSPAPSTTPTQSDPAKRLKNLKKKLREIELLEEKIKSGTLKNPDKEQKEKISKKNDIIKEIDTLDTSSE